One stretch of Acholeplasma laidlawii PG-8A DNA includes these proteins:
- a CDS encoding extracellular solute-binding protein, with the protein MKHLKKIHIILLVLLIAFITFLVTDTLKIAFDTDHLKYNVKLDVESNRDTENDSYVKNYQNYIASNPATYPKDKTILVSAKDFTHIEGNYEIINNFNGVAESVLTHEVGSISLPVDIEEAGFYTIRVNYYAYEGKSSAIERRVFINGVVPFDAAENVLFQRYYGNAAVIYQDYAGNDIRPSQVEKPIWTSKLIGDPLGYITEPFNFYLNSGTNVIKFESLREPLLIDSIVIESVKTLPTYEDVKAQYEANNYEVAKEELQFVQAEDAVRTTSPTLYPLNDRTSSRTMPSDPTLIKLNTIGGTNWDKAGDQITWTFEVPKTGLYEISMRVKQRLANGMVVFRDIYIDGEIPFAEMEGYAFKFSNDWRVQTLGTNEESFLFYLEEGTHELTMEVSLGIYGQLISDLQDVIDNLNKIYREILIYTGPSPDPFRDYELANRIPNLISRFKSELEQAKYIRETLIEVSGNRSEKTGILDTVILQLQDFIKRPRSIQNSLSTYVSNISSLGTLVILLSSQPLEIDYFVLHEPGAKMPQSTPSFFESTWFGFRSFLATFTTDFSAVGRVDTGEVNETIEVWLSIGQDQANILRKLIDETFAPENQIQVDLKLVSGASLLPATLSGRGPDVAIGQADSTPVNYAMRNAVYDLTQFDDFDEIAQRFMPSALVPYEFDGSYYALPEQQIFLMMFYRTDIFEELGLTPPNTWREVVEMIPSLQKHNLEFYLPVPLTQGAAIILPPNPIFSTMFYQNDGQFYIDGDRQAGFNEGNGPKVFEQWSSFYTNYSFPVEANFNNRFRSGQMPIGISYYNTYNVLSVFAPEIRGKWNFVAVPGTEYVDEHGQTQIRRETVSTGTGGIILNQSNKKEESWEFLKWWTSTETQMRFGRELEGILGAAARYPTANIEAMEQLPWTVDELTKLKEQWAWVRGIPEVPGGYMTGRHLDNAFRLVLNEAANPRETIYDYVQMINEELAKKRREFGLD; encoded by the coding sequence GTGAAGCATTTGAAAAAAATACATATTATACTTTTAGTGTTATTAATTGCGTTTATTACGTTCTTAGTTACGGATACACTAAAGATAGCTTTTGACACAGATCATTTAAAATATAACGTCAAATTAGATGTTGAGTCTAATAGAGATACAGAAAATGATTCCTATGTCAAAAACTATCAAAATTACATTGCATCAAATCCAGCAACATATCCAAAAGATAAAACAATCCTTGTTTCAGCTAAGGATTTTACACATATTGAGGGGAATTATGAAATCATCAATAATTTTAATGGTGTTGCGGAATCAGTATTAACTCATGAGGTTGGATCTATTAGTTTACCTGTTGATATTGAAGAAGCAGGATTTTACACTATTAGAGTGAATTACTACGCTTATGAAGGAAAAAGTTCAGCGATTGAAAGGCGCGTTTTTATTAATGGAGTAGTTCCATTTGATGCAGCTGAAAACGTATTATTCCAACGTTACTACGGTAATGCCGCTGTTATTTATCAAGATTACGCAGGTAATGATATTAGACCAAGTCAAGTTGAAAAACCAATTTGGACATCCAAATTGATTGGTGACCCACTTGGTTATATAACAGAACCATTCAATTTTTATTTAAATTCTGGTACAAACGTTATTAAATTTGAAAGTTTAAGAGAACCATTATTAATTGATTCTATAGTCATAGAATCGGTAAAAACTTTACCAACTTATGAAGATGTTAAAGCACAATATGAGGCTAATAACTATGAAGTTGCTAAAGAAGAACTTCAATTTGTTCAAGCAGAAGATGCTGTTCGTACGACTTCCCCAACGCTATATCCTTTAAATGATCGTACATCATCAAGAACTATGCCATCCGACCCTACTTTAATCAAATTAAATACCATTGGTGGTACAAACTGGGATAAAGCAGGTGATCAAATTACATGGACATTTGAGGTACCAAAGACTGGTCTTTATGAAATTTCCATGCGCGTAAAACAAAGATTGGCTAATGGTATGGTCGTCTTTAGAGATATTTATATTGATGGCGAAATTCCATTTGCTGAAATGGAAGGATATGCATTTAAATTCTCTAATGACTGGAGAGTCCAAACATTAGGAACAAATGAAGAATCATTCTTATTTTATTTAGAAGAGGGTACTCATGAGTTGACAATGGAAGTATCGTTAGGTATTTATGGTCAACTTATTTCAGATTTACAAGATGTTATCGATAATTTAAATAAAATCTATCGTGAAATATTAATTTACACAGGACCTAGTCCTGACCCATTTAGAGATTATGAATTAGCAAACCGTATACCTAATTTAATTTCTAGATTCAAAAGTGAATTAGAACAAGCAAAATACATTAGAGAAACACTAATTGAAGTGTCTGGCAATAGAAGTGAAAAAACTGGTATCCTGGATACTGTTATTCTTCAATTACAAGACTTTATCAAGCGTCCTCGTAGTATTCAAAACAGTTTATCAACATATGTTTCAAACATATCTTCATTAGGTACATTAGTTATTCTTTTATCTAGTCAACCACTTGAAATTGATTATTTTGTGCTACATGAACCAGGTGCTAAAATGCCACAATCAACACCAAGTTTCTTTGAAAGTACATGGTTTGGATTTAGATCGTTTTTAGCTACGTTTACTACAGATTTCTCTGCTGTAGGTCGCGTGGATACTGGTGAAGTAAATGAAACTATTGAAGTTTGGTTATCTATAGGTCAAGACCAAGCAAACATTCTTAGAAAATTAATTGACGAAACATTTGCCCCGGAAAATCAAATTCAAGTAGACTTGAAATTGGTTTCAGGTGCATCATTATTACCTGCTACACTATCAGGTAGAGGGCCTGACGTGGCTATTGGCCAAGCAGACTCAACACCTGTAAACTATGCTATGCGTAATGCTGTTTATGATTTAACTCAGTTTGATGACTTTGACGAAATTGCACAAAGATTTATGCCAAGTGCATTAGTACCATATGAATTTGATGGTAGCTATTATGCATTACCAGAACAACAAATATTTTTAATGATGTTCTATAGAACGGATATTTTTGAAGAGTTAGGTTTAACACCTCCAAATACTTGGAGAGAAGTTGTTGAAATGATTCCTTCATTACAAAAACATAATTTAGAATTTTATTTACCTGTTCCATTAACTCAAGGTGCTGCAATCATCTTGCCACCAAACCCAATATTCTCTACAATGTTCTACCAAAATGATGGTCAGTTCTATATTGATGGTGACAGACAAGCAGGATTTAATGAAGGTAATGGACCTAAAGTATTTGAACAATGGTCATCATTCTATACAAACTATTCATTCCCGGTAGAAGCGAACTTTAATAACCGTTTTAGAAGTGGTCAAATGCCTATTGGTATTTCTTACTACAATACATATAACGTGTTAAGTGTCTTTGCTCCAGAAATCCGTGGTAAATGGAACTTCGTAGCTGTACCTGGTACAGAGTATGTTGATGAACATGGTCAAACTCAAATTAGACGTGAAACTGTATCAACAGGTACAGGTGGTATTATCCTAAATCAATCGAATAAAAAAGAAGAGTCATGGGAATTCTTAAAATGGTGGACATCTACTGAAACTCAAATGCGTTTTGGTCGTGAACTAGAAGGTATTTTAGGAGCAGCTGCTAGATATCCAACTGCTAACATAGAAGCTATGGAACAATTACCATGGACAGTCGATGAATTAACAAAACTGAAAGAACAATGGGCATGGGTACGTGGTATTCCTGAAGTTCCAGGTGGTTATATGACGGGTCGTCATTTAGACAATGCATTTAGACTTGTATTAAATGAAGCAGCGAACCCACGTGAAACTATTTATGATTACGTACAAATGATTAATGAAGAATTAGCGAAGAAACGCCGCGAATTCGGATTAGATTAA
- a CDS encoding carbohydrate ABC transporter permease has product MQATIKRDFKTRSKQMWKEMKEAKHLYVLMAPFIILFFTFTIIPVVMSLGISFTQFNMLEAPRFVGFDNYIKLLLDDEIFIIAIRNTLVLAVVTGPVSYLLAFVFAWLINELKPKLRAFMTLVFYAPSISGNAFLIWLLIFSGDVHGYANAFLMQFGIINNPILWLRDPDYMLFVIILVQLWLSLGVSFLAFIAGLQSVDKTLYEAGSIDGIKNRWQELWFITIPSMKPQLLFGAVMQITTSLAIAEVSMQLVGFPSVQYEGHTIVTHLIDYGSIRFDLGYASAIATILFIIMISANLIVQKFLRKLGE; this is encoded by the coding sequence ATGCAAGCAACAATTAAACGAGATTTCAAAACTAGATCCAAACAAATGTGGAAAGAGATGAAAGAAGCCAAACATTTATATGTTTTAATGGCACCTTTTATCATACTATTCTTCACTTTCACAATCATTCCGGTTGTTATGTCACTTGGTATTAGTTTTACACAGTTTAATATGTTAGAAGCACCTCGTTTTGTGGGCTTTGATAACTATATTAAATTGTTATTAGATGATGAAATATTCATCATCGCTATTAGAAATACACTAGTATTGGCGGTTGTTACCGGACCAGTATCCTATTTATTAGCATTCGTATTTGCTTGGTTAATTAACGAGCTTAAACCAAAATTACGTGCATTTATGACTTTAGTCTTTTATGCACCCTCAATTAGCGGTAATGCATTTTTAATTTGGTTACTTATCTTTTCTGGTGATGTTCATGGATATGCCAATGCATTCTTAATGCAATTTGGTATTATCAATAACCCGATACTGTGGTTAAGAGATCCAGATTACATGCTATTTGTTATTATCCTAGTTCAATTATGGTTAAGTTTAGGTGTGTCCTTCCTTGCCTTCATTGCTGGGTTACAAAGTGTGGATAAAACACTTTACGAAGCAGGTAGTATTGATGGAATCAAAAACAGATGGCAAGAATTATGGTTTATTACAATTCCAAGTATGAAACCACAATTATTATTTGGTGCCGTAATGCAAATTACCACATCCCTTGCGATTGCAGAAGTTTCTATGCAGCTTGTAGGGTTCCCATCTGTACAGTATGAAGGACATACAATTGTAACGCACTTAATTGACTATGGGTCCATTCGCTTTGACTTAGGTTATGCCTCAGCAATTGCGACTATCCTATTTATAATTATGATTAGTGCCAACTTAATTGTCCAAAAATTCTTAAGAAAGTTGGGTGAATAA
- a CDS encoding carbohydrate ABC transporter permease, with product MQIVKDFMMKRKIKKKKRLNRSIGGDIALFILLALFGIFSAYPLIMTASNAFKPLDELFVFPPTLLPRNLTFNNFRDLSELIGNSWIPFSRYFFNTIFVTVVGTAGHVLIASMCAYPLAKYKFPGSKIIFMLVVYSLMFAPQVTATPNYIIVSWVGLIDTPWAIIFPAIASSLGLYLMKQFMEQVPTELIESAKIDGASEYRIFFQIVMPLVKPAWLTLIILLFQRLWTTDGGAFIFSEELKPLSFALRQIAQGSIERAGTVAAVGFIMMIVPVVFFIFSQSKIVETFSTSGLK from the coding sequence ATGCAAATCGTAAAAGATTTCATGATGAAAAGAAAAATCAAGAAGAAAAAAAGACTCAACCGTTCTATAGGTGGAGACATTGCGTTATTCATTTTACTAGCATTGTTTGGTATTTTCTCAGCTTATCCATTAATTATGACTGCATCTAATGCATTCAAACCACTAGATGAGTTGTTTGTTTTCCCACCAACATTATTACCAAGAAACTTAACATTCAATAACTTTAGAGACTTATCTGAATTAATTGGAAACTCTTGGATACCATTCTCTAGATACTTCTTTAATACAATATTTGTAACAGTAGTCGGTACAGCAGGACACGTACTAATCGCTAGTATGTGTGCTTACCCACTTGCTAAATACAAATTTCCAGGATCAAAGATTATATTCATGTTAGTAGTGTACTCATTAATGTTTGCACCTCAAGTTACTGCTACACCAAACTATATTATCGTATCTTGGGTTGGTTTAATTGATACACCATGGGCAATTATTTTCCCTGCAATCGCTTCTTCACTAGGTTTATACTTAATGAAGCAATTTATGGAACAAGTGCCTACGGAGTTAATTGAGTCAGCTAAAATCGATGGTGCAAGTGAATATCGTATATTTTTCCAAATTGTTATGCCACTGGTAAAACCAGCATGGTTGACATTAATTATTTTACTCTTCCAAAGACTATGGACTACTGATGGTGGTGCATTTATCTTCAGTGAAGAATTGAAACCTCTATCATTTGCACTACGTCAAATTGCACAAGGATCTATTGAACGTGCAGGGACAGTTGCAGCAGTAGGGTTTATTATGATGATTGTTCCAGTTGTGTTCTTTATATTCTCACAATCTAAGATTGTGGAAACATTTAGTACATCTGGTCTGAAATAG